In one Lolium rigidum isolate FL_2022 chromosome 3, APGP_CSIRO_Lrig_0.1, whole genome shotgun sequence genomic region, the following are encoded:
- the LOC124700869 gene encoding tyrosine--tRNA ligase 1, cytoplasmic-like, with the protein MEEATICTTGNAVGVSLDERFAIMRSIGLESIDEDDVRRLLAKNVAPVCYVWCDPSPSVHVAQGIMMVIKIRKMVEAGCRVKILIADWFACMQNKFDGDLTKIRSIGFYMIEIWKAVGLELNRVEFIWLSDEINSHSDEYWALVMDISRNNTLRTMIRCCGILDPYILNEEDRIVGSYDHEDVVASTLFTPCVQCACILFQKADIWLLSMDHEEDLHHKLVRQYCKGMEHQHRPIILSHSKLPNLIEHPEFAKNGDPACAIYMEDREVNLRDKLSRAFCPAKVAEGNPCLEYIKYIVFPWFGYFEVLRKEENGGSRMFQNMEEFITDYESGALDAAEVKLALTEALSKILKPVRDYFANSCEAKNLEEAMLGVSLATRE; encoded by the exons ATGGAAGAGGCAACAATCTGCACCACAGG GAATGCTGTTGGGGTGAGTTTGGATGAGAGGTTTGCAATAATGCGGAGCATAGGCTTGGAGAGCATTGACGAGGATGATGTTAGGAGGCTACTGGCCAAGAATGTTGCTCCAGTTTGCTATGTTTGGTGTGATCCTTCCCCTTCGGTACATGTTGCCCAG GGGATCATGATGGTGATCAAAATTAGGAAGATGGTTGAAGCTGGTTGCAGAGTTAAAATCTTGATAGCAGATTGGTTTGCTTGTATGCAGAACAAATTTGATGGCGATCTAACCAAAATTCGATCTATCGgattttacatgattgagatatgGAAAGCAGTTGGCTTGGAACTTAATAGGGTAGAGTTCATATGGTTGTCCGATGAAATAAATAGCCATTCAGATGAATACTGGGCACTTGTCATGGATATTTCCAGAAATAATACATTGCGGACGATGATAAG GTGTTGTGGAATTCTGGATCCATACATTCTTAACGAAGAAGATCGTATTGTTGGTTCATATGACCATGAAGATGTGGTGGCTTCAACGCTCTTTACACCTTGCGTGCAATGTGCTTGTATATTATTCCAAAAG GCAGATATATGGCTATTGTCCATGGATCATGAAGAGGATCTTCACCACAAGCTAGTTAGACAGTACTGCAAAGGCATGGAGCATCAACATAGACCTATTATTCTGTCCCATA GTAAGCTCCCCAATTTAATAGAACACCCTGAATTTGCTAAGAATGGAGATCCAGCTTGTGCTATCTACATGGAAGATCGGGAG GTTAATTTAAGAGACAAACTAAGCAGAGCTTTCTGTCCTGCGAAAGTTGCAGAAGGCAACCCATGTCTGGAGTACATCAAATATATTGTGTTTCCATGGTTCGGATATTTTGAGGTACTCAGGAAGGAAGAGAACGGTGGTAGCAG GATGTTTCAGAATATGGAAGAGTTTATCACTGATTATGAAAGTGGTGCTCTGGATGCCGCTGAGGTGAAGCTGGCCCTTACAGAAGCCCTAAGTAAGATTCTGAAG CCTGTACGTGACTACTTCGCAAACAGCTGTGAGGCCAAAAATCTGGAGGAGGCTATGTTGG GTGTATCTCTCGCTACTAGGGAGTAA